Within Carettochelys insculpta isolate YL-2023 chromosome 21, ASM3395843v1, whole genome shotgun sequence, the genomic segment AATCAGAACCCTGTGCCCTTGAGTCCCGTGTAAGGTCTTGGATGAGGTCTATTTTTCACACGGTGTCTGTCAAGTATTAAGAGAACAGGCCCCTATTGTTCATAACCTTCTTCCCACTTTTACTGGCTATTGAAGATTTGTATTTAGAAAAGGACTTGATCCTGCAGTGAAGTCATATTGCTAAAGCAAGGTTACAGTCATTAGTGAAAATATAATCATAAATGATATCCCTGCACAACCAAACAGATTATGAAACCAGGTTATGGATGTATGAAATTACTTAAACATAATAATGATGGCAGCGAAAATGCAGACAGACATTAGTAGAATACACTGTAGTTTTTCCCCTAAGTCTGTTCCAGTATGAAAGTTTctcttatattttaaaaattttcttgTCTCCGCTTCTTTGTAGAATTAATAAAATGGTGCACTTCTCCCCATATAAACAGTCCTTCTTACCCATCCCTAAAATACAGCTGTAGCTCACCTTGACAGCTTTTTCCAATCCCCAGCAATTTAGAATTAGAATCAAAGAATACAATGTTCAAAGGACAGGAAAAGTTTTAAGTAGCTATAGTTTAATTAGCTGGATTGGACTATTGCTAGAACCAGAGTACCAGCAGATCTTTAATGActgcaaatggtcagtgtctgaGTTTTATCTCCTTTTTAAATAGTGCTCATCATAGGATTGGCATTTAAATGAAATTGAAGAGCAACTTCTGTGAATAACTGGTGTAACAAGAGTACTGGACATTAGTAACATATGAGTTACATCATCAAATATCGTGTGGTAATCTAAGTTGTGtttatatattttacattatATACAATATATAcgtattatttttctttttccttaggATGGAAGAGAGACCAGGCTGAAAAACAGTTCTTTGGCAGACGACTCCTTTGCCTGCTAGAATGTTTCTTATGAATCCTTCTCCCTTGATAGCTCTGCAGACAAAATGGGAGACATTCGGACAGTCGAGGAGTTGTAGATACCCTGTTTGCTTCTCTGAATCTGAAGAGGATGTTACTAGAGCATCTGTAAGTGCAAAAGTTCAGATGATTATAAACAACCTGCAAAATCAAGAGTCTTCCCTGGGTATGAACAATGATTATGATTGTATTCCACACAAAAAACGAAAGGGAGAAAAAGGAGGCAACAGACTTACACCTCGCACGAGGGTGCTGCAACAGCACACCAAATATGCCAAGCATAGTTGCCCTGCTGACTCTGATGGCACAGAAGTGGAAGCCAGTTCAGAGTTTGGGAACCTCCTGTTAAATTCTGATAGTGACGATTCTGTTGACCGAGACATAGAGGAAGCCATTCAAGAGtacttgaaaaagaaaagcaagagtATCAAGCCATTGCCAGGCAATACAGAGTGTTCAGATAGGACAGAAAGAGACCACAGGGTCAAAAGGGAACTCTCACAGAACAAGGTGACTAGTAATCTACTCCCTATGAAATTTAAAGCTGAAATGGTAACTGAGGGCTTCATTTCTGACCACTTGGGAATCTGTGAAAAGCTACGGTCTGCTTCACCTGTAAGCATCAGCAGCGATGACTCTTTTGAACAGAGCATACATGCTGAAATTGTACAGTTCTTGAATGAAAAGAAACGGCAAGAAACTAACAAGTGTGTAATTGTGGAGGATAAAAAACTCGACCAGAGAGAGACTCAAGTAAAATCTATGTTTAAATGTAACAAAGAATCAGCTAACAAAGGAAACCGCAGTACTTTAAAGCCAGGATGCAAAGCACTCCTTTTAAGTCACCAGCCCAAGCTGAGGAAGACCAATGTACAATGTAAATGTCTGAAGTCTAAAATCAATGAAGAGCCATGTGATTTCAGTAAAGCAAACCAAGCACGTTTTAAAATTAGAGCCACTAGCCAACCATGGGTTGCAGAGCGAAATAAAGAAAGTGAAGGCAAAAGAAATTTCTACAAAACTGGAGGGGAACAAATACTTGAAAGCACACACTTGTCTGATTCAAGTAGTGATGATGGAATTGAAGAGGCCATTCAGCTTTATCAGCTGGAGAAATTCAAGAAAGAGGCAAATTCTATGACAGACTTGCAAAAAGGCGTGGCGAACATTTCTGAAAGCCTAGCCATAAGCTCATCAAAAAGTGCTTTGGCAGAAGACCATAAAAAAACTTCAGGCAGCAAGAGGAGAGAGAGTAGTACAAAATCTACCCCATTGAAAGGCACTGGCAATGAATTTAACAAACTCTTTAAGCCTCTGAAAAAAGccaggagatgtgcatctccggTAAACAAAAATCCCAAATGTGAGCTCACATTGCAGGCTTCATGcagggcagacacagcagcagaaCTGATGTGTGCGGAAGCTATCCTTGACATTTCAAAAACAATAATTCCACTTCAAATGGAAAGTGAGGAAAAGCCGCTTGCAGCCAACCCTTACTTTTATCCCCAAAGCACACCTTCCTCCCACTGCGAAAGTGACAACAGCCCTGTGGACAGCGATGATAGCATAGAGCAAGAAATCAGGGCTTTTTTGGCTCTCAAGGCGCAGTCACAAAGTCTTGTAACAAAACCTGACAATTTGTCTCATTCCGTTCAAAGACCTTTGCCTTCTAAGCCTAACAGCATAATTGGCGGTCTTGAACCTTCCCTCCCTAAAACATTGAATCTATCTTTGAGTCGTAAAAGGAGACTTAAAGCAGAAAGCAAAGTAGCAAAACAGACCATAGACAATAAAACAGAAGGGATGGAGATGGTGTGTTCCCAAACAGGTCATGGTGATAGCCCCAAAATCCAAGTTTTGCAAGATGGGAGTGGCCAGAGCAGTCATAGAAAAGCCTGTGAAGAAACAAATCAGCAGCTGATCTCTACAGAATTAACTGGGCTTGTTGACAAGCATATGGTGGCTTTAGACTTTGCAGACAGTTTATTGCAGATTCACGATAACACAAGAGAACTGATAAAAAATACAGTGCAAGCTCAAGAGAGAGATGGTACAACAGATGACAAGAGCAGTTCTCTGGACAGTGATGAAGATCTTGATAGTGCTATTAAAGACCTCTTACGGTCCAAGAGGAAACTAAAGAAAAAGTCCAAAGACCAAAAAATCCAGTGCAAGAAAAAAGTAAGATTTGGTGACACAGAAACCCAGCTTTTGGATGAACTTAGTAGTGCCCAGCCAAAGGACTGGAAATCTACAAGTCCAATCCTGCTGAAAAGCTGCCTTTCAAAATCACGTAAAGATATTAAAGAAAATGTGGTAAGAAATCCCCAGAACAGTGTCAATGGCAAGCTGTCAATGGGAAGACCAGAAGGTATAAATGACTTGCAGTTTACATTGCAGTTTAAAGAAGAATGTAAACCTAAGCCCATTTCCAACCAGAATAACCTGGAGGAAGCTAAAAATAAAAGATGTTCTTTGACTGCTACTTTAGCAGCAGATGACAGCAGTTCTGTAGATAGTGATGACAGCATTGAACAAGAAATTAGGAAATTTTTGGCAGAAAAAGCTAAAGACTCTGTGAGCAATATGGAAGCACGGAGGGATAGCTTAACTGCTGGCCCATTGAGAGTTACCAAACCACGTGCAAATAAAGGAAAAGCAAAGCATCAGCTAACGGAAAATGAGACTGATACGTTATCTGGTCAGAATAAAAAAACTAAAAAGGTATCTCGGCAAACAAGTGAATTGAAAAGCTCTCAGAGAACTGTAGGAAAAAGTGCAATAATTCATGATGGTGGGAAGTGTGCATCCTACACGGAGAATGTCTACCTCCATACTACTGTGGAGTTGAAGGCTGAGCAAGGAACAGAATGGACTAAAGGTGTATCTACTGGTGGTTTATCTGTAAAAGGAAATTCCTTAGGTAAAAAGAGTACGAGGGAGCCTAAGCAGAAAAGCCTTCCATCTGCAAACAGCAAAGGTGGTGGGCGTAAATTGCAAAATTACTTTAATGCTAAATCTAATTCCAAAAGAAATAGCCCCTTTCAGTTAAAAATTTCCAGCAAATTTATAGCTGGTCTGAAatatgctcgtgagaggaagaaatcTTTGCTTTTAAACAAAAGGCAAACTGTAGAACTTTCTCTTCCCCATAGCAGCACATTAAAGACTGCTGCAGCTCTCTCAAATGTTTGTGCGCTTGAGCAGAAAAGTGGAGACTTGATGGAAAATGGGAACAttggtggagaagaaaagacagaaataaaagaaGCAAGTTTTGCTCAGAGCCTCATAGTAGATGAGACTAGTCTCCCTATAGCAGAGACCTGTGAAAAACTGGAGGTTGATCTTTTGCATGTTAAAACTGAAATAGATAGTTACAGAAAGGAGAACACTTTGGAAGACAACCCGATGCATTGCAGCTCAGAGTCAGTTCCAGATCCCCCATTACAGGAACCCATCCCAGACTCAGTAAACGGGGACAAAGTTAGCACTGATGCATTAAATGTTGAGAGCCAAAACATACAGACtaaggaagaggaaggagagacaCATCAGGACAGCAACAGGCAGGAAGAAATTAGTGTATCTAAACCTAGTTTGGAGGGGAAAATGTTAGCCGACCAAAGCAGGGAAGCTGATTATAAAGAGGACCAAGTTCAGGAAGCTTTAGACAGAAGGTCTGCAGAATTTAGTGACATAGCTGTAGAAGGATGCACAAGTTCCGTGGTGAAAAGCAAAGGGTCAGATTTGTAAGTACTTCTTTTATAATAACATTCAGTCTTTTAAGAAAATACCTATCCTTGTAAATATCTTGATAAAACTAGAGAGTAGAAGGAAGAAGATGAAAGAAACTGATCTATATATATCATGTATACACTAATGTGAAAAAATCCTATTTAACAGGTGTATCATGGatataaatgtttaattttttgtaGACTTTTGTAAATTATTTAAAGTGCTTTACGGAAATATTTTTATAATGATTTTTAGGGCATGCGTTACAAAAGATGCTGTATTTACCATGTAATTGTCATAGCTAAAACAACAGCATGGCTAATGatgctttaaaataaattacatggTGCATCGGAACATACATATTTTGAAAGTGAGCCTGTCTGTATCCATGTAATGTATTGGCCAGTTGTAAGAGATCTTAGAAAACAAGGGTAGTTGATTAGGAATATTACAGATATTGAAGCACATACTCTGACGTTTCATGGAATTGGAATGATGTTAGAACAGCTTCTTGTAGCCATTTGCCACTTAGGTTCTGATCTTAAAGTTAGAACTGCTCTGCTGGACCATGGCAAACTAACAcaggcccactgaaatcaatgtagcTCCATGCAGATGCAAGGGTCTGTCCTTGTAGATTCAGCAGCAAGTTCAGGAACATGGTGTGGAGCAATCTTTTAGGGGCTTCACTTCCTTTTATCTTCTGAACAATCTGATAACTTCCTGGAAAAAGATGCTTCAAAGCACAATTGCAGTTCACTAAAGTGATGTGGCTCCTTGCTTCTATATGTTCATTCTAATACCATTACTTTATTGGACTGCACTAGATCTACAGGTTGCTGAAATATGCCAGGCCAAAATAATTCCATAGGCATTCCTTAATCTAAGTTTTGGCCTTCAAAATTATGTTACATTGGCGTGTCTTGTGAAGAGATTTTAACAGTGGTTTTCTACAGGATGCTTCTCTGCAAAAATGTGATCCCATTTTGCTGCTCCATGCAATGGAGAGAACCTAGGCTTGCCATAGTAAATGCTTGCTTAATAGCTTTGTCTAGCAGGTGTTTGAGTGAGATCTTAGGGTATTTTCAGGTTCCTACTCTGTTCACCCCTCACACCATCATTCCATCCAGAGTAACAATCAGGGGTGATTGTCTTTTCACTGGGACACTTATTTTGGATTAAGAGTACCTCACACATGTACTCGCACTGAAATAACAGAAATATGTGAATTCAAACATTTAGTGAGTTCATTTCCACTTTGTGGTTGTGAAACCCTTTGTCAAGCCACTCTCTCGTTATCAGTTAGATGTAGCATTTCCATGATAAAGTGGTCTTTTAAAATGGCTAACCTCTTCCAAATCTCTGTCTACCACGCATCCATTTACTTCAACAGCCTGGCCTGAATTTTCTGGAGTTAGGCAAAAGCAGTCAAGAATGCATGTAGTATTGTATTTCATCCTCCTATCTGCACTGATCTTGCAGAGAAGTGGCAGACTATGGCATAGAATAGTGTAGAACTAGTTATGTTGTTCTAAAGCAGAAACAGTCGTCTTTATGTCGAGACATCTTTTGTGTGTTTTATACTATTGTGCAGTTACACTTAAAAAGATTTTAATAGTGGTCATCTGACATCTTATTGCCTGGGAATGTTTGATTTTTAGATTAAATATTTGCATTAGGTCACTAAAAACTTGAATTTAGTAATAGCACAcccaggaaaaaaattattctaagGTCCCAGACTTGCAATTAGTCTGTACAGGCATACGTTTCTGCCTGCCTGAATCTGATAGCAGGATTTGGACCTTTAATTTGGAACTGAGATGCaagatgatattttaaaatagcagttttcCAAACAGATTGCTTTACTAGCATTAAGATATAAATAATTTCAAGGAGGGAAGCACTGTATGCCCTGTCTGTATAACCTAATCTGTTTCCTCAATTAAAATTTCAGGAAACCAACATTAAGATTTTAAAAGTGTCTGCTTCCCCGAttgatgtgtgtgtggtggaaaCTTTTCTTGGTGTACTAATTCACTTCCAGTTAAGATGCAATTTCTTGTAACTTGTGCTTTAAACTAATCTAATTTTTAAAGAGCACTTTTTTCAGAATTGGAAAACTTGATTTGTATATAAAAATTGTGTGAATTCATAAGTTTATAACATTTAATAAATTGGGTTCTGATCATGAACCATGAAACAAGCAAGATTTCAAAGTGGTTTGTATCAACATCTTGAATCCAAAGATTGATTCAGAATAAAATCTTTCTGTTCCTGtccattattattgttatttttaatgcAGATTGTCAAGAGCTGCTTCCTACAGATTTCTGGTGGCTTGGGTCATCAGGATTTAGACAAAAAATGTATTCCTGCTTTCCTTGAAGACCGCAGCAGAACTCCCATGGATTTCACTGAGAGTAAAATCAGGGACCTTAAATACTCATTCGTTCCAGTTGCTCATTTTCTCCTCCCACCTGTGTACCTGAAATCATAATTATAAGGCTATGACACCAGGAGTTTGGTTTCTAGTGGGAATAAGAAGCAGAAACAGATTTTGAAAGATCTGAGGTTTACACACACATTCCTAATAACAATATAAAGAGAGAGGGGAGAAGCTGCAAAGCATAGGAAGAAGTATAGAACGGAGCTCAGAGAATTCTATGAGCAATGTGAAAATGGGTCTGTAACTCTAGAAGGTCTTATGGTTACACTGAAAGCAGGGTTGTCAGATGCTCCTATGCTGCAAGGGAAGTAGTGATAGGCATCACTTTTCCCCCTAAGCTTGTGGACAAGGAATGGGTCTTTCCTCAGCTTGCTCTCACCCATAGCAGCTTGTGAAGACAGCTTTGCAGGAACACTGTTTTTTCTTGGGAGGTAGGAAGATGTCCACAAGAGATGGTGGGATTGGAAGTGGACAACATTTGTAGAGACCTCACTGAGATACTTGGGCCCGATTGGTCCCCACCTTCTAGGATTAGCAGTCACTCTTAGAGCTTgactacactagcctggaagatcgacccattcagggttgatATTTTGGCATTCAATTTCGCACATCAAGGAGACACacgaaatcaatctctctgggctcagcagtcaaccccttgtactccttctctggcaaggagtaagggaggtcgatggaagaaacactcccattgacttccatcagagaggacagaccttacagttgactgcagatacattgattctaacTAGCTAAAATTGTCGTAactaaaattgcgtatctgcagttgactgtaaggtctagtgtagacttgcccttacCCACCAGTACTTTTCCAGTATCCAGTACCAGCATACGCTCCTTTTAGTGCCCAGGCCCACTGCTGAGCTTTGGAAGCAGTGAAGTTGCCTGCCTATGCTGGAAGAGAAAGAGACAAATGGTTTTCTTCTTACACTGGGGTGTGGATGACTAGGTTTGAGTCTATGTACTGGGAGGAGGGTAGTTAGGGCTAAAGGTTTTATAGTTCCAGGAATTCAAATTTTTCTACCTCCATAACTTCAGAAGTGCTCACTAGCTAGTTTGGAGAGAACTTTAttctaacagatatattggagcataagctttcatgggcaaagacctacttcgtcagatgcatctaatgaagtggatctttgcccatgaaaacttaacCTCCAgtatatccattagtctataaagtgccacaggacttctcattgtttttgcggatgcagactaacacagttacccctctgataacttTATTCTAAACACCACATCGTCTTCAGTATTGGTGCCACAGCCGTATGCAGACTGTCATGCCAGGGTTCTTTCCATGCTGTTTGCAAAAACATCATTCTGGGTATAGTTAGCATCAGTTATTCATTTAGTCAAAAAATAAAGCTGAGTCTCTGgaataataaaagtaaaataataaGCACTGCCCAGTTAAGGAATAGTAACATGACATTAACTGACTCAGAGACTCTGGATTATGTGCGTCCAGAACCTGCTCTGGGATCACAAAAGAGCTCTGCGTGACAGCTTCACGCAAGACAATGTTGTCTTAGACCAACATGGTTTACATGTCTGTTTTCCTTGCCATGAGGAGCACCTTACTGGCACCAAAAACTGGAAGGGCATGGAGCAGACCAACCTGCTCAGCCCTATCTGTGTCACTTCCAGATGATGATTGAAGGTGCACTGGCAGGTCCATGCAGTGCCTCTCCTGTGGTTACAGTGACCCCAAACCACAGTTAGATACTTGTGCTATTTACAGCTCCCTCTTTCCTCTGTAATAGACAAACTCAGAACTTGGCAGGTAAGTAAagaaaagtatttatttttaaaatgtaattattcATCATTTTTAAGTTGGTGCATAAATTCTGCTAATTTAGGTTTTAAATAATTATATATGGATGCCTAAAGCAGAAGTGATTATAAGGCAGGTCTTTGTCAGTTTCTTTGTCTAGTGATGCATTTTTTTGTGCTGTTTTGCAGTTCTTTAAGAACTTCTATTGACCCTGGATTGACAATACAACCTTACATAACTTTGTCTCCAACACAGCTGTGTGAAAATCTTACTTTAAAAATCCAGAATGGAAGGAGAGAATTCCAGGTAGATTCTTAGCTGTTAAATTTCACCTTTCTCATTGTTTAATCCTTAGTGTTCCaaagtttaaaatgtttaaacATCCAGAGGACCTCTTCTTTGTCATGGATATTCTCTGGAGTTTACTAGCTATCTTATATTTAATGCCCATATAAATTGATCCTAGCAGGAATCATCTGGAGGGGACTTTGCTGGCTAGACTGGACCTGAGCCATGGTTGTAGAAAAGTCATCTCTTTACCTTACTTAATACAGAATTTGAGAGCAGACTTCACTAAAGCATTTATGCAGCATTCAGACACCAGAATTGATTATCACGGTTTACAAATGCTAAATACACAAGCCCTGTGTTGGCCACGATATATGTTGCATGTAAACTGGATAATATGGaagatttgtaataaaataaggGAGGCTTTCGCCTGTAGGTTAGCTGTGATTTTAAGGTGCTTGTATCTAACATTTGGTGAGTGTTGTGCAATGAATTTGCCAAGTCTCAGTTCCATTCCTAATGTACAGATGTCCCTATTAATAAAGCCACCATTTCAGATGGCATTAATAAATGCCTTTCTTGACCACTCACTAGAGAGGTCATGAATGAAATCCAACTGTGGAGGTCCCTCCAAGTCAGGAAGAAAGTTGATATGCATGCCTACAAGGTCTGTTCTTTACCTAGTCTGCTATTAAACAGAGGACCTGAATCCTTAAAGGTGTCAATACAGCAGTTTCCATTAGTCATCACTTCCTCTAAAGCTGCTGAAGATTAACTATATTTCAGACGCTAATACAACAGGGATGGCTCATTAAAAGCAACTAGGCAGAGATCTGTAAGATGTGAATGGCAGGGCTACAGAAGGAATGCAGGGCTGTCTTAAAATATATGGAATAAGTGTTTCCAGAGACTGAGGAAAATGTTATACTAGTAAATTCTGAATTAGTCACACTTAGAGAACATGTAAATTTATACACCTGAAATAAACAGTTTTGCTTAGTGCTAAGTGCATCTACAGCACCCTTGTAATAAATATTCAAATACAGTCTAAAACGTTTAGACTAAAATCTGTGTGAATAcgtaaaaaacaaatcagatgcCCTAGTCTACCATTTTTGTGTGGGCAGTTTTCTTCATAGGCCTATGGAAATACTTTTCCCACCTAAATCGTATTCGTATGTTTAATCTAGGAATATGGTGGTGGGAAAGGAAGTTTGGAGCTTTCAGAAAGCATGCTGTATGCTTGAAGAAAAAAACAAGAAGCCTGATTTGTTGCTCAGGGTTGAAAAGCAATGGAAATTGCAAAATGTATATTTTGAATCTCACAATGACACCAGCTCTAGTTTTTAAATCCACTAGTAGACTTTCTGCAGACAGTTTTGTAGCTCTTCTGCTGTTTGATACAGCCATTCAAGGCTTTCCACGTAGAGATTTTATCACTTATGTCTTcactagcccctccctttcagaaggagcatggtaatgagggagttcagaagttgctaatgaggcgctgctataaatatgcagtgcctcattagcataatggcagccatgcacaatcTGAAAGTGACGCTTTCGGAatgcatgctgcttgtgtagatgggggctttttgaaaggaccccccagacttcaaaagccccttcttcctatttggtttcaggaagaagggatttcgaaggcggagggggtgggtcatttcgaaaggcccctgtctacacaggcagcatgctttctgaaaatggcactttcagATCGTGCATGGctacaattatgctaatgatgcactgcatattcatagcagtgcctccttagcatcttccagactccctcATTACTgcgccccttccgaaaggaaggggctagtgtagatgtagctaccaTGAATAGTATCCAAATGCCCTAGTTATTGTGATGTTTGAGTCTAAAAATGAAGGGCTAagcactgtggctatgtctacactagccaaaaacttcgaaatggccatgcaaatggccatttcgaagttttactaacgaagcgctgaaatacatattcagcgcttcattagcatgcgggcggctgcggcacttcgaaattgacgcggctcgccgccacgcagctcatccagacggggctccttttcgaaaggacctcgcctacttcgaagtccccttattcctacgagcagatgggaataaggggacttcaaagtaggcagggtccttttgaaaaggagccccatcaggacaagctgcgcggcggcaagccgcatcaatttcgaagtgccgtggctgcccgcatgctaatgaagcgctgaatatgtatttcagcgcttcattagtaaacttcgaaatgtccatttgcatggccatttcgaagtttggggctagtgtagacatggcctgtgttaCCTCAAAAGGATGAGTTGGTTGTGCAACTTGTATTAGTTCATCTAGAAGGGATGTGTAGTTGGGTATTTTCCAGCACTTTCTAATGGTACACAAACATATTTTGTTAACAATCTGATTTTATTTTGCATAGCATCTTTGTAGCACATTTTGGGATATTGTTTGGATTAAAGGTAAATCATGCAAGGCAACGTGTAGTGGAAGAGAACCAGGAAAATGGGTTAGGTGAAAGAGAAAAGACGTTATTTTTAAGGTGAGATTTTAAAGTTGTGGACAAAGTACTGAGAGAGATATGGGCAGGAAAATATGTggggggtttttgttgttgtttagttttgtgtttttaaagagGCAGTCCTGTATGTAAACTGATCACATCTGTAGAGAATGTGGGCTGAATAGAAAAACTATGAGAACTTTCTTGTTTACTCTGCACTGTGTTGACTTTGCATTTCAGACGAAGAATTGGCAACAGtggaagaaatgaaaacatgtCCTGAAATCCTACAAGAGACATGGTGAATGAGAAAGCAGAGGgttgattttattttctaaattgcTTCCTCTTTTCTTTGGAAGCTATATGATAGATATTGAAAATATAACCCTTTTGTGCAAATTTCAGTCTTTATTATACTTGTTCAACTCTATTGATGGGTTATAAATAAAGTTGGAATTTTGCCAGATATTTCTGTATTTGCGATCACTAATATTGTATGGAACTACACCCTGGGTCTCATCCAGAGCTCTTTGACATCTGTTGGAACAACAGTAGGTTTGGATCAGGCACCATATATTTGTATGTTTTATTCTGTGTTCATGCCTTTATCAAACTTACTGTTCACTTTCGTATTTCAGGTTTTTCATTACTGATCTTGTTAACACAAAGTAACCTTTCCTGGTTTGTATTTTTGCAGACATTGCCATGTCATGCTCTAATTCAGTTTGGTTTTATAAAAATGATCCAATTCAGAGCTAAGTTTTCTTAAGAAAATTTTATGAAAAATATAGGTTGCTATAGGAAGTAGATATCAGATCTATTATATCAATTTTTTTCAGACAGAAGCTTGCGAAAATTGTTATAGCTTCTAGTTATATACTACCTGTGTATTATACTCAAACTAGGATAGTGTCTTGCCCACAAAGTTCTTTAGAGCTATAGGTAGAAATGCATTGCCAAGTTAGCACTGAAATGGAGTTTTGTTTGCATATATGACAGTTTTTTGGTTGTGTAATTCCTGTTGTTGCAATAAAactttagaaaatattttttgggGATTTATTGCCCTTGTTTGAATAATAATAGTCTTGAGACAGGACAGAATAACAAACAAATTAATAATATTTAAAGGGTTAATATGTTTTGGAAAACAGGTATGTTTAGATATCCTGGTAATAGTCTAACCAACAAAGGTTCAGAAATGCATTCATCCTTAAATACCATGCACTACATTAGCCAAGAGTTGAAAAGATCACATGGGATTGAAGAGAAGTGTGTTAAGTGTATGTATATCTTTGTTGTAAGTTATGTTAATTGAACTACCACTTAATTATAAGTAACTGCATGTTACTGAAGGGCTTCAGCAACCGTTTCTGCCTGCACACCTCAATATCATTTATCCCTATTCAATCTGTGTTAATGGATCTTTTATTTTCTAATAAAAGTTCACTCTGGAATTctgatgctgattttttttccagttcgcTGGTGAAATGTACTTGTGTTCCATAGATGGAATTTATTGAAACTGTTCTCAgttacatttctttaaaaaaaaattaatctccaAACCTAAACTTTTGAGGTCTTAGCTCTTTGACAATCTCAAAAATATTTCTCTGATTACACCTTTTCTAAGATTTATGAACATGCTTCCTCTTTTATATTCGCCTTGTCAAATCCTCTTAGGAAATGCCATCTTATCAAACAAGGTAAACATTTTCTGCAGTAGAGGAAAAGAAAATTATCTTGCTAATCTATGACTTTTAAGGTTAATGTGTTGGCCCCTTTTTGTTAATCTGGTGCCACTTAACTGCACTGTTTGGGGAGTTTATATACTTTTATTATTCTAAGTGATATCAGCTCAGATTATAGAACTTTCTTTCTTACAGTAGAAAAGAGTCCATGTCACACAAGTCACC encodes:
- the PPP1R26 gene encoding protein phosphatase 1 regulatory subunit 26 isoform X2, with protein sequence MFLMNPSPLIALQTKWETFGQSRSCRYPVCFSESEEDVTRASVSAKVQMIINNLQNQESSLGMNNDYDCIPHKKRKGEKGGNRLTPRTRVLQQHTKYAKHSCPADSDGTEVEASSEFGNLLLNSDSDDSVDRDIEEAIQEYLKKKSKSIKPLPGNTECSDRTERDHRVKRELSQNKVTSNLLPMKFKAEMVTEGFISDHLGICEKLRSASPVSISSDDSFEQSIHAEIVQFLNEKKRQETNKCVIVEDKKLDQRETQVKSMFKCNKESANKGNRSTLKPGCKALLLSHQPKLRKTNVQCKCLKSKINEEPCDFSKANQARFKIRATSQPWVAERNKESEGKRNFYKTGGEQILESTHLSDSSSDDGIEEAIQLYQLEKFKKEANSMTDLQKGVANISESLAISSSKSALAEDHKKTSGSKRRESSTKSTPLKGTGNEFNKLFKPLKKARRCASPVNKNPKCELTLQASCRADTAAELMCAEAILDISKTIIPLQMESEEKPLAANPYFYPQSTPSSHCESDNSPVDSDDSIEQEIRAFLALKAQSQSLVTKPDNLSHSVQRPLPSKPNSIIGGLEPSLPKTLNLSLSRKRRLKAESKVAKQTIDNKTEGMEMVCSQTGHGDSPKIQVLQDGSGQSSHRKACEETNQQLISTELTGLVDKHMVALDFADSLLQIHDNTRELIKNTVQAQERDGTTDDKSSSLDSDEDLDSAIKDLLRSKRKLKKKSKDQKIQCKKKVRFGDTETQLLDELSSAQPKDWKSTSPILLKSCLSKSRKDIKENVVRNPQNSVNGKLSMGRPEGINDLQFTLQFKEECKPKPISNQNNLEEAKNKRCSLTATLAADDSSSVDSDDSIEQEIRKFLAEKAKDSVSNMEARRDSLTAGPLRVTKPRANKGKAKHQLTENETDTLSGQNKKTKKVSRQTSELKSSQRTVGKSAIIHDGGKCASYTENVYLHTTVELKAEQGTEWTKGVSTGGLSVKGNSLGKKSTREPKQKSLPSANSKGGGRKLQNYFNAKSNSKRNSPFQLKISSKFIAGLKYARERKKSLLLNKRQTVELSLPHSSTLKTAAALSNVCALEQKSGDLMENGNIGGEEKTEIKEASFAQSLIVDETSLPIAETCEKLEVDLLHVKTEIDSYRKENTLEDNPMHCSSESVPDPPLQEPIPDSVNGDKVSTDALNVESQNIQTKEEEGETHQDSNRQEEISVSKPSLEGKMLADQSREADYKEDQVQEALDRRSAEFSDIAVEGCTSSVVKSKGSDFSLRTSIDPGLTIQPYITLSPTQLCENLTLKIQNGRREFQTKNWQQWKK